The following nucleotide sequence is from Campylobacter showae CSUNSWCD.
CCGATGAGTAAAAATACGTCCGTGTCGGTCGCAAATTCGACCAAATCGTTCGTCATCGTTCCGTTTCCTAGCGTGCTGGCAAGACCTGCCACTGTAGGAGCGTGTCAAAGACGGGCGCAGTGATCGACGTTGTTGCTGCCCTGGGCGCGGAAAAATTTCTGGAAAACGTAGTTGTCTTCGTTATTTGAGCGCGCCGAGCTAAAGCCCATGATCGAGCTTGGACCGTATTTTGCGACGGTGGATTTAAATTTATCCGCGAGGAAATCATAAACCTCCTCAAAACTTACTTCTTCAAGCTCGCCGTGCTTGTCGTAGACGCCGTTTAACTTTCTCATCATCGGACGGCTTAAGCGTTTAGGAGAGTTTACGAACTCCCAACCGAACATTCCTTTTAAGCAAAGCTCGCCGTCGTTTACGTGGTGATCTTTGCTGGGTTTGGCATCTACGATCCTACCGTTTCGCACGATAAGATCGATGCCACAGCCCGTACCGCAATATGGACAGGTAGTTTTTACTATCTCTTCCATTTTTGCTCCTTTCTGGTATTACTGAAATTTATGAGATTATTATACAACGGCAAATATAAATTTAGTTTTAAAATTAGTATATTTCTTTAAGAATTATTTAAGTAATATGCAAATTTAGCATATTACTTTTTTGCTTTAAATTTTTATTTTTAGGAAAATTTTTAGGTATGTGTTTAAAACAATGTAAAATTTATTTAAAAATTATTACTTTCAAATGTATTTAGATGTATAATGGAGATAGAAAATCTTTTAAAGGAGCAGCCATGAAAAATTTAGTTATTTTTCTAGTCGTCCTAGGTATCATCGGCGGTATCGCCATGAAGTATATTAACGCCTTTCCGGTACTCGACGAGACGGTCAAAGAGAAATGGGCTCAGGTGCAAAACCAATACAAACGCCGCGCCGATCTTATCCCAAATTTGGTAAAAACAGTTCAAGGCTACGCTAGCCACGAGGAAGGCGTATTTAAGGAAGTAACGGAAGCTAGAAGCAAGGCTTCTCAGATGACGATCGACGTTAGCTCGATAGACGATCCTGCTAAGCTAAAAGAGTTTGAAAACGCTCAAAAAACTCTAGGTGGCGCGCTATCTAGGCTAATGGCTATCACCGAGAACTATCCTCAGCTAAAAGCCGATCAAAATTTCCTCTCTCTTCAAAGTCAGCTTGAAGGTACGGAAAATCGCATCGCAGTCGCTAGAAAGGACTATATCGCAGCGGTCAAGGACTATAACATCGCCCTTCGCAAGATACCAGATAAGTTTATAGCTGCGATTTTTTATCCAGAGCTCAAACCGCGCGTGACGTTTGAAGCAAGCGAAGCCGAACAAAGCGCACCGGACGTGTCTTTCGCCAAATAACCCAACCAAGGTACAAAAATGAAACGCATTTTATCTACTTTATTTTGCGTTTTTACGCTTTTAGGACTTACGGCTATAAATTTATCGGCAGCAGATAATGCTACCGAACAAAACAAAACCGTAAAACAAACTACTACTCAAACCTCAAACGAAAAGAGTTCAAATTTCCCTGCCTTAACCGGCAGGGT
It contains:
- a CDS encoding LemA family protein — encoded protein: MKNLVIFLVVLGIIGGIAMKYINAFPVLDETVKEKWAQVQNQYKRRADLIPNLVKTVQGYASHEEGVFKEVTEARSKASQMTIDVSSIDDPAKLKEFENAQKTLGGALSRLMAITENYPQLKADQNFLSLQSQLEGTENRIAVARKDYIAAVKDYNIALRKIPDKFIAAIFYPELKPRVTFEASEAEQSAPDVSFAK